The Williamwhitmania taraxaci genome includes a window with the following:
- a CDS encoding endonuclease, protein MKNLLLILAIWLVSLNLLAQAPAGYYNNAEGKSGANLKTALFGIIKTHTERTYTNLWTDMQSTDKKANGKVWDMYSDIPGGTPAYEYTFISQQCGNYSGENNCYNREHSFPKSWFNDATPMYTDLFHLYPTDGYVNGKRSNYIFGEVSSASWTSTNGSMLGTADPVTGLSGTVFEPIDAYKGDFARTYFYMATCYEDKIASWASIATEAQQILAGNSYPAYKAVYVQLLLTWAKNDPVSDKEIARNNAVYGIQNNRNPYIDHPEYAEKVWNPTSAIGEVTASTISIYPNPATSEFTIELQNGKPFTAEIFNLTGKCVKRSTDLNSGETIQVGELNSGIYLVKITSNKTVIVKKITIQK, encoded by the coding sequence ATGAAGAATCTTTTACTCATCTTAGCCATCTGGCTTGTATCACTAAATCTCCTCGCCCAGGCACCGGCCGGGTATTACAACAACGCCGAAGGGAAATCGGGTGCCAATCTAAAGACTGCACTCTTTGGAATAATCAAAACCCATACCGAGCGCACCTACACCAACTTGTGGACGGATATGCAATCAACCGACAAGAAAGCCAATGGCAAGGTTTGGGATATGTACTCCGACATACCCGGAGGAACACCCGCTTATGAGTACACCTTTATAAGCCAACAATGCGGAAATTACAGTGGGGAAAACAATTGCTACAACCGCGAACACTCATTTCCCAAGAGTTGGTTTAATGATGCAACCCCCATGTATACCGACCTCTTTCACCTCTATCCAACAGATGGATATGTTAACGGAAAACGTAGCAACTACATTTTTGGGGAGGTAAGTTCTGCTTCTTGGACCTCCACCAACGGAAGCATGCTTGGCACAGCCGACCCTGTTACCGGATTATCAGGAACAGTGTTTGAGCCCATCGATGCCTACAAGGGTGATTTTGCCCGCACCTACTTCTACATGGCCACCTGCTACGAGGATAAGATTGCTAGTTGGGCATCAATTGCCACCGAAGCACAACAAATACTTGCAGGCAACAGCTACCCTGCCTATAAAGCGGTTTACGTTCAACTGCTGTTGACTTGGGCTAAGAACGATCCCGTTAGCGATAAGGAGATTGCCCGCAACAATGCTGTTTACGGTATCCAAAACAACCGTAATCCCTACATCGATCATCCTGAATACGCTGAAAAAGTTTGGAATCCAACCTCGGCTATTGGCGAAGTTACAGCATCAACCATATCTATCTACCCAAATCCGGCAACTTCCGAATTCACCATTGAGTTGCAAAACGGGAAACCATTTACTGCGGAGATCTTCAATCTCACCGGAAAATGCGTAAAACGATCAACCGACCTCAACTCCGGTGAGACAATCCAAGTTGGTGAGCTGAATAGCGGAATTTACCTTGTAAAGATCACAAGCAACAAAACCGTTATTGTAAAAAAGATTACCATCCAGAAGTAA
- a CDS encoding endonuclease translates to MKKNLLLLSFWLLPLLIWAQAPAGYYTNADGKSGAELKTALFGIIGNHTVRSYDNLWTDFQTTDKKANGKVWDMYSDIPGGTPAYEYTFVTDQCGNYSGENNCYNREHSFPKSWFAEATPMYSDLFHLYPTDGYVNGKRSNYIFGEVSSATWQSTNGSMLGTADPTTNLTGTVFEPIDTYKGDFARTYFYMATCYEDKITGWASIATEAQQILAGNSYPAYKEAYVQLLLKWAQSDPVSQKEIDRNNAVYGIQKNRNPYIDHPEYAEYVWGGQTPSGVSISALALTPEFPNETNTVSLSATVIGKTTISVVKLKWGNTPAMESTEIAMTKTTGDTYQTATPIPAQALNTTVYYSVFAQDVDGGSSTTITKTYKVGNSLVISNLTTTPTAPNETNTVLISAKVNSATALNSVTLFWGLTATPTTEIAMSTTGGDIYTATIPAQAVSAKVYYYISATNTTPATEKSTTESYTVANSVAPTNLLSEDFVSCLPSDWLAYSVASNKNWACVSNAFEINGFGGDVASEDWLITKKVDATNYKSIALSFKVKTKFTDANYPNTLTVCYSTDYSGTGNPNTATWNKLTYTVPASNSNAYVSSGNIDLTSLEGKQFYIGFKYVSSGTTAGSASLWGVDDILLVGTSTVTNQAPTISAVVHTPTSPAVGTNVTYSANVTDADGSISSVSLNYGQDPTSLDQSATMTLTSGNTYSATVEFPNVTKLYYEVEATDNLNLATTSATITVTAATTTNQAPTISNISVTPSTPQQGASITIGATATDSDGSIAVVNVLHGTSADNLINSLTMILVSGSNYSTTVTAPQASTLFFKVETMDNLGLKTTSEIQTVNLTTGVEQTAKDIVTLYPNPATNELAISLANHSGAKVGIYELTGKQVAQKMVASGETIDISALRNGIYMVRIETGNTVITKKITVSR, encoded by the coding sequence ATGAAGAAAAATTTACTCCTCCTTTCATTTTGGCTACTACCACTGCTCATATGGGCACAAGCGCCGGCAGGTTACTACACCAACGCCGATGGAAAATCGGGTGCGGAACTAAAAACAGCACTTTTTGGAATAATTGGTAATCATACTGTTCGTAGTTACGATAATCTCTGGACCGACTTCCAAACAACCGACAAGAAAGCCAACGGTAAAGTTTGGGATATGTACTCCGACATTCCAGGGGGAACACCCGCCTACGAATACACCTTTGTAACCGATCAATGCGGGAATTACAGCGGGGAAAATAATTGCTACAACCGTGAACACTCCTTTCCAAAAAGTTGGTTTGCCGAAGCGACTCCAATGTACTCCGATCTCTTTCACCTCTACCCAACGGATGGATACGTAAACGGAAAACGCAGCAACTACATTTTTGGTGAGGTAAGTTCTGCAACTTGGCAATCCACCAATGGAAGCATGCTTGGCACAGCCGATCCTACAACCAATTTAACAGGAACCGTGTTCGAGCCCATCGATACCTACAAGGGTGACTTTGCCCGCACCTACTTCTACATGGCCACCTGCTACGAAGATAAAATTACCGGTTGGGCATCCATTGCCACCGAAGCACAGCAAATACTTGCAGGCAATAGTTACCCTGCCTATAAGGAGGCTTACGTTCAACTGTTGTTGAAGTGGGCTCAGAGCGATCCAGTTAGCCAAAAGGAGATAGACAGAAACAATGCGGTTTACGGTATCCAAAAAAACCGTAATCCATACATCGATCATCCGGAATATGCCGAATATGTATGGGGAGGACAAACCCCTTCGGGCGTTTCAATATCGGCATTGGCACTAACGCCAGAATTTCCAAACGAAACAAACACGGTTTCATTGTCAGCAACAGTTATCGGTAAAACAACGATTTCGGTGGTTAAGCTAAAGTGGGGCAACACACCAGCAATGGAGTCAACAGAAATCGCCATGACCAAAACAACCGGTGATACCTACCAGACTGCGACACCAATTCCTGCACAGGCACTTAACACAACCGTTTACTACTCCGTTTTTGCCCAAGATGTGGATGGAGGAAGTTCAACGACGATAACCAAAACCTACAAAGTTGGGAACAGCCTTGTAATCTCAAATTTAACAACAACCCCAACAGCACCGAATGAAACCAACACGGTTTTAATCTCGGCAAAAGTGAACTCGGCAACTGCGCTAAATAGCGTGACACTATTCTGGGGATTAACCGCTACGCCTACTACCGAAATTGCAATGAGCACTACTGGTGGCGACATCTACACCGCGACTATCCCCGCACAGGCCGTTAGTGCTAAGGTTTACTACTACATTTCGGCAACCAACACAACACCTGCTACTGAAAAATCGACAACAGAGAGCTATACTGTTGCCAATAGTGTGGCACCGACCAACCTGCTTTCTGAAGATTTTGTTAGCTGTCTACCTTCCGATTGGTTGGCCTACAGTGTTGCATCAAATAAGAACTGGGCATGTGTTAGCAATGCTTTTGAAATCAATGGTTTTGGCGGAGATGTTGCCAGTGAAGATTGGCTTATTACCAAGAAGGTAGATGCTACAAACTACAAGAGCATAGCACTTTCCTTTAAGGTGAAAACTAAATTCACGGACGCAAACTACCCTAACACCCTGACCGTATGCTATTCGACCGACTACAGCGGTACGGGAAACCCAAACACTGCAACGTGGAACAAACTTACCTATACCGTTCCGGCATCTAACTCAAATGCATATGTTTCCAGTGGAAATATTGACCTCACTTCACTCGAAGGAAAACAGTTCTATATTGGATTTAAGTATGTTTCCTCCGGGACAACTGCTGGTTCTGCATCACTTTGGGGTGTTGATGATATTTTACTTGTAGGAACTTCAACGGTCACTAACCAAGCTCCGACTATTTCTGCAGTAGTACATACACCTACAAGTCCTGCAGTGGGAACGAACGTTACCTATTCGGCCAACGTTACCGATGCTGATGGGTCAATTAGTAGCGTTTCGCTAAACTATGGCCAAGACCCAACAAGCCTCGACCAGAGTGCAACAATGACTCTAACATCAGGAAACACATATTCGGCAACCGTTGAGTTCCCTAACGTGACAAAGCTTTACTATGAAGTAGAAGCTACCGACAATCTCAATTTGGCAACTACGTCGGCTACTATTACTGTAACTGCTGCAACGACAACCAACCAAGCACCCACGATATCGAACATATCGGTAACACCTTCAACGCCTCAACAGGGAGCGTCCATTACCATCGGCGCAACAGCAACGGATAGTGATGGATCAATTGCTGTGGTTAATGTTCTTCACGGAACTTCTGCAGACAACTTAATCAATTCACTTACAATGATTCTAGTTTCAGGAAGCAACTATAGTACAACGGTAACGGCACCACAAGCTAGCACATTGTTCTTTAAGGTGGAGACTATGGACAATCTCGGTCTAAAGACCACCTCCGAAATACAAACAGTGAATCTCACAACCGGAGTTGAACAGACCGCTAAAGATATAGTTACCCTATATCCGAACCCTGCAACCAACGAGTTAGCCATCTCCCTAGCGAACCACAGCGGCGCAAAGGTCGGAATCTACGAACTTACAGGTAAGCAAGTTGCCCAGAAGATGGTTGCATCAGGCGAAACTATCGATATCTCTGCACTTCGCAACGGTATTTACATGGTTCGTATTGAAACAGGAAACACAGTGATAACAAAGAAGATTACGGTATCACGATAA